The following are from one region of the Desmospora profundinema genome:
- a CDS encoding PTS sugar transporter subunit IIA, with the protein MNLSDLLTEDLMVLELEGTTRDEVMNELLDKLDESGALADREVFRRDLYAREEHSSTGIGFGIAIPHGKSSGVHEARVAFGRKKAGVDWDSIDGEPAHLVFMIAVPKEQAGDEHLKILQALSRKLMDENFRRSLREAEDRGTLRRLVEEM; encoded by the coding sequence ATGAACTTATCCGACCTACTAACCGAAGATCTAATGGTATTGGAGTTGGAAGGAACCACTCGTGATGAAGTCATGAACGAATTGCTCGACAAACTGGATGAATCGGGTGCCCTTGCCGACAGAGAAGTGTTTCGCCGCGATCTGTATGCTCGGGAGGAACATAGCAGCACCGGTATCGGCTTTGGAATTGCGATTCCCCACGGGAAGTCGTCTGGTGTCCATGAAGCCCGGGTCGCCTTCGGCCGGAAAAAAGCGGGGGTGGATTGGGACAGTATTGATGGGGAACCGGCCCATCTGGTTTTTATGATCGCTGTACCCAAGGAACAAGCAGGGGACGAACACTTGAAGATCCTGCAAGCCCTGTCACGAAAACTGATGGATGAAAACTTTCGTCGTTCTCTTCGGGAAGCGGAAGATCGCGGGACACTCCGACGTTTGGTGGAAGAAATGTAA
- a CDS encoding BglG family transcription antiterminator has product MNTRQIHLIHHLLNEERPLSVQQLAERLGCSERTVRNDLREVKGWVEKQAFVTLERKPGVGVFLSGGERDRDCLRRALPPVPIIRTNERGERLYPLLSALLEASGPLTTRKLAERLFVSPAVLYADLDQAEEWLRKRKLRLVRKPNWGNRIIGNEKAWRLALSEVQEKLRMLRADEKAGWEQSLPVIRDAVHRLEKRLPFSFTEEGFTNLVMHLAIAIRRIKTGNRIVMEPREWSQLREKEEYRQAEWLANQLETPLAVRIPPEEIGYLTMHVLGAKIQQKRGTDGEVEQSVERVDPEAVRLSHILIQRMSGWMGFPFESDQALLDGVSLHLHSALNRLRHGLRLTNPLLPEIKGQTGYLFDGLLHHLPHLQEGWNVAFHEDEVGYLALHFQASLERSAAAETEPIRIIIVCSTGTGTSELLRARIRRLFPDLVVAATVARSDVPEAIRRYRPDGILSMIPLEAEKVPVIPVTPLLSRNEEENIRRILFREVDRDPYPVLSRLLQPEHMMVGITGEDRESVIQQLVHLLSASGAVEPDFSGSALRREKLASTAIGQGVAIPHGAPEWVNRDSLALAVLPHPVDWEGEPVWLVLLLASSGDRSEDIRALFREVSELVEDSLRLLKLREVQISSEVISILTGR; this is encoded by the coding sequence ATGAACACTCGACAGATCCATCTGATTCATCACCTTCTAAACGAGGAACGCCCGCTTTCTGTTCAACAACTGGCGGAACGACTGGGTTGTTCCGAACGGACCGTCCGAAATGATCTGCGGGAAGTGAAGGGTTGGGTGGAGAAGCAAGCATTCGTCACCTTGGAGAGAAAACCCGGTGTGGGGGTATTCCTCAGCGGCGGTGAGAGGGATCGGGACTGTCTGCGACGGGCATTGCCTCCCGTTCCGATCATACGGACGAACGAACGCGGGGAGCGGTTGTACCCCTTGTTGTCCGCTTTGCTGGAAGCGTCGGGGCCGCTTACAACGAGGAAATTGGCGGAGCGGTTGTTTGTTAGCCCCGCGGTCTTGTACGCTGATCTGGATCAAGCGGAGGAGTGGCTTCGTAAACGAAAGTTGCGTCTGGTCCGCAAACCCAACTGGGGCAACCGTATCATCGGAAATGAGAAAGCATGGAGGCTTGCCCTGTCCGAGGTGCAAGAAAAGCTTCGGATGTTGCGGGCGGACGAAAAAGCGGGATGGGAACAATCGTTGCCTGTGATCCGTGATGCCGTTCATCGTCTGGAGAAGCGGCTTCCTTTTTCCTTTACCGAAGAAGGCTTCACCAACTTAGTCATGCATCTGGCAATCGCAATCCGGAGAATCAAAACGGGGAACCGGATCGTCATGGAGCCCCGGGAGTGGTCCCAACTGCGGGAAAAAGAGGAATACCGACAAGCGGAGTGGTTGGCGAACCAGCTGGAAACCCCATTGGCGGTGCGGATTCCTCCGGAAGAGATCGGTTATCTGACGATGCATGTGCTGGGTGCCAAAATCCAACAAAAGCGTGGAACGGACGGAGAAGTGGAACAATCGGTGGAACGGGTGGATCCAGAAGCGGTCCGGTTGTCCCATATTCTCATTCAACGGATGTCCGGTTGGATGGGATTCCCATTTGAAAGCGATCAAGCGCTGTTGGACGGTGTTTCTCTTCACCTTCACTCGGCACTTAACCGCCTGCGGCATGGATTGCGGCTGACCAATCCCCTGTTGCCGGAAATTAAGGGGCAAACGGGTTATTTGTTTGATGGATTGCTCCATCACCTGCCCCATTTACAAGAAGGTTGGAATGTGGCGTTTCACGAGGATGAAGTAGGATATCTGGCCCTTCATTTTCAAGCTTCTTTGGAACGATCCGCTGCTGCGGAAACGGAACCGATCCGTATCATCATCGTTTGCAGTACAGGCACCGGAACGTCAGAACTGTTGCGGGCCCGAATTCGGCGGTTGTTTCCCGATCTGGTGGTGGCAGCCACCGTCGCCCGGTCCGATGTGCCGGAGGCGATCCGGCGTTACCGCCCCGATGGGATTTTAAGCATGATCCCTCTGGAAGCGGAGAAAGTTCCGGTCATACCGGTGACTCCCTTACTGAGCCGCAATGAAGAAGAGAACATTCGACGGATACTATTCCGGGAGGTGGACAGGGACCCCTATCCGGTCTTGTCCCGGTTGTTGCAACCGGAACATATGATGGTGGGAATCACTGGTGAGGACCGGGAGTCGGTAATTCAACAGTTGGTTCATCTACTGTCGGCGTCAGGCGCGGTGGAACCTGATTTCAGCGGGTCCGCCCTGAGGCGGGAGAAGCTGGCGTCTACTGCGATTGGACAAGGAGTGGCCATTCCCCATGGCGCCCCTGAGTGGGTGAACCGGGATTCCTTGGCGTTGGCTGTATTGCCGCATCCGGTAGATTGGGAAGGGGAACCGGTCTGGCTGGTGCTATTACTGGCTTCATCAGGGGATCGTTCCGAGGATATCCGTGCTCTCTTTCGGGAAGTATCCGAGCTGGTAGAGGATTCTCTCCGGTTGCTGAAGCTGCGGGAAGTACAGATAAGTTCCGAGGTAATATCCATTCTAACGGGGAGGTGA
- a CDS encoding alpha/beta fold hydrolase: MRFFIYRGGRIAYRLTGEGPPLLLLHGMGANHRLFEPQIPEFSSRFHLILPDMRGHGRSSPLPIDFTYELLAEDMKALLDHLEIPTCDILGISMGAIVAQALALAHGDRIRRLVLADGYCQPPSRFAGFCYNFSTLVFRILPIRWIKQLLTIPFRGSRPGYARTRHLLQRCLTDDRAALLRLKEKPPPDFTRLLHRIQSPTLVMAGDRLKWELQSSRIIAQNLPDARFAVFHGGCDPLNAMRTAPFNTLVTAFLDEKPLPSLPGVTFLH; the protein is encoded by the coding sequence ATGCGTTTTTTTATATACAGGGGCGGGCGCATCGCATATCGGTTGACAGGTGAGGGACCTCCCTTGCTTTTGTTGCACGGGATGGGAGCCAATCATCGATTGTTCGAGCCGCAAATACCCGAATTTTCTTCCCGTTTCCACCTGATTTTGCCCGATATGCGCGGACACGGCCGGTCTTCTCCCTTGCCCATCGACTTTACCTATGAACTGTTAGCAGAGGACATGAAAGCCCTGCTGGATCATTTGGAGATTCCGACTTGTGATATCCTGGGCATTTCCATGGGAGCGATTGTCGCTCAGGCTTTGGCACTCGCACATGGAGACAGGATTCGTCGACTGGTGTTGGCCGACGGATACTGCCAGCCTCCCTCCCGGTTTGCCGGCTTTTGTTACAACTTCTCTACGCTGGTTTTCCGCATTCTTCCCATTCGGTGGATCAAACAGTTGCTCACGATCCCCTTTCGTGGCAGCCGGCCGGGATATGCCCGCACCCGCCACCTTCTCCAACGATGTCTTACGGATGACCGTGCGGCTCTGCTGCGTTTGAAGGAAAAACCACCCCCGGACTTTACTCGTCTACTCCATCGGATCCAATCCCCCACTCTGGTTATGGCAGGGGATCGCTTGAAGTGGGAACTTCAATCTTCCCGCATTATCGCGCAAAACCTGCCGGATGCCCGCTTCGCCGTTTTTCATGGAGGATGTGATCCGCTGAATGCGATGCGAACCGCTCCTTTCAATACGTTGGTGACCGCTTTCTTAGACGAAAAACCACTCCCCTCCCTCCCGGGGGTCACCTTCCTCCACTGA
- a CDS encoding M14 family metallopeptidase yields the protein MRFPRGTARWIGFVLLMVMVAGLAIPPSMGDGMDADSGLGEPEEASVVRIEVPDREAMNGLLRDGVDLAEYLQETSGGIQLDAVVTPSELEELAARPEVEVIETLFTRKDWEERLEERKETVVREQRVSVMAVDQVTILRAEWFQNDTGTFLSLEAKTDAGIRPDVALTAQWNAGEGTTIDAGGTATMQRFVDAGQYLYHRMLVPVENVPTRVKVSSNEGGEVTGSVSQWLGGKKPNPENPHYVKDFISHYMTPTEIDQRLEAVVAEFPEIAEIVELPNQTEGYRRKSQVIVGSRAESAVVVTSKVWGHEGGNDWAIEVKDPGKPNQELSMDVAKRRITVELATDASGVPVTTAAQLVEALNRDAGDVIKAHLYRGNPGAGVVQPQGLTQLDNHLNAPDSVSREPFTVKAVRIGKHRDGSRLGVLAYSQEHAREWVTPLVSVETIERLLRNYAHDKETRRLVDNLDIFIIPTVNPDGAHYSFYDYNMQRKNMRNDCDEGSADPGYRNRWGIDINRNYAEGSLFDGYTGGSSNCLSDVYSGRSELSEHESRNVIELANQNPNITFAMNIHSYGGYFMWSPGAYKANGRETLPRPTLGEEAFFWGSSERILSAIQEHRGTVIQPGRTGPVADVLYSAAGNSADHLWYQNDIFAWNFEVGADRWNPEMKRWEPVGFQPAFEEGHAEAMEFSNGLIEMMRVALDFNKDKKPPRSHVTPKPGRYKKSVEVQFQVNEPATIFYTTDGSRPTFDSPRYQSSGVREGGETLTFNRTTELKWFAVDAAGNIERNYNPNGKKHNYRRATFTIR from the coding sequence ATGCGGTTTCCGCGGGGGACAGCCCGGTGGATCGGTTTTGTTCTGTTGATGGTGATGGTGGCGGGTCTGGCGATCCCGCCTTCGATGGGGGACGGGATGGATGCAGATTCCGGATTGGGAGAACCGGAGGAGGCGTCGGTGGTTCGGATTGAAGTGCCGGATCGCGAGGCAATGAACGGACTGCTTCGGGATGGGGTGGATCTGGCGGAATATCTGCAAGAAACATCCGGCGGGATTCAACTGGATGCGGTTGTCACTCCTTCGGAATTGGAGGAGTTGGCGGCCCGGCCTGAGGTGGAAGTGATTGAAACGTTGTTCACCCGAAAGGATTGGGAGGAGCGGTTGGAGGAACGAAAGGAGACGGTGGTCCGGGAACAGCGCGTCTCCGTGATGGCAGTGGATCAGGTCACCATCCTGAGGGCGGAATGGTTCCAAAATGATACGGGCACGTTTCTTTCCTTGGAGGCTAAAACCGATGCGGGTATCCGGCCGGATGTGGCCTTGACCGCCCAATGGAACGCCGGCGAAGGCACAACAATCGATGCTGGCGGTACGGCCACGATGCAACGGTTTGTCGATGCCGGACAATACTTGTATCATCGGATGTTGGTTCCCGTTGAAAACGTGCCGACCCGGGTAAAGGTAAGCAGCAATGAGGGCGGTGAAGTGACCGGATCAGTCAGCCAATGGCTGGGAGGAAAGAAACCCAATCCGGAAAACCCGCACTATGTAAAAGATTTTATCAGTCATTATATGACTCCGACAGAGATTGACCAGCGGCTGGAAGCCGTAGTAGCGGAATTTCCAGAAATCGCTGAGATTGTAGAGTTACCCAACCAGACCGAAGGGTATCGGCGCAAATCCCAAGTAATCGTGGGCAGCCGGGCGGAATCGGCAGTGGTGGTCACCTCCAAGGTATGGGGGCATGAAGGGGGCAATGATTGGGCGATTGAGGTGAAAGATCCCGGTAAACCCAATCAGGAATTGTCCATGGATGTGGCGAAGCGGCGGATCACCGTAGAACTGGCGACGGATGCTTCCGGCGTACCGGTAACGACGGCTGCGCAGCTGGTGGAAGCGCTGAACCGGGATGCCGGTGATGTTATAAAGGCCCATCTGTATCGGGGTAATCCTGGAGCGGGAGTGGTACAACCCCAAGGCTTAACGCAGTTGGACAACCATCTGAACGCACCGGATTCCGTCTCCAGGGAGCCGTTTACGGTGAAGGCGGTGCGGATTGGGAAACACCGGGATGGTTCACGGCTGGGTGTGTTGGCTTATTCACAGGAGCACGCCCGCGAGTGGGTGACACCGTTGGTATCGGTGGAAACCATTGAGCGGTTGCTGCGCAACTATGCCCATGACAAGGAGACCCGCAGGCTGGTGGACAATCTCGACATTTTTATCATTCCCACCGTCAATCCTGACGGGGCGCATTATAGTTTTTACGATTATAATATGCAGCGGAAAAACATGAGAAACGACTGCGATGAGGGGAGCGCCGATCCCGGCTACCGCAACCGTTGGGGAATTGACATCAACCGCAACTATGCGGAAGGGTCCTTGTTTGACGGGTATACGGGCGGGTCCAGCAACTGTTTGAGCGATGTATACTCCGGTCGGTCGGAACTGTCCGAGCACGAAAGCCGCAACGTGATTGAGCTGGCCAATCAAAATCCCAACATTACGTTTGCGATGAACATCCACAGTTATGGCGGGTACTTTATGTGGTCCCCCGGTGCATATAAGGCGAACGGGCGTGAAACCCTGCCCCGTCCCACCCTGGGTGAGGAAGCCTTCTTTTGGGGGTCGTCGGAACGGATCCTGTCGGCGATCCAAGAACACCGGGGAACGGTGATTCAGCCGGGCCGCACAGGGCCGGTGGCTGATGTTCTCTATTCTGCTGCCGGAAACTCCGCCGATCACTTATGGTATCAAAACGATATATTCGCCTGGAACTTCGAGGTGGGTGCGGACCGCTGGAACCCCGAGATGAAACGATGGGAACCCGTCGGATTCCAGCCTGCCTTTGAGGAAGGGCATGCGGAAGCAATGGAGTTTTCCAATGGTTTGATCGAGATGATGCGGGTGGCGTTGGACTTCAATAAAGATAAAAAACCGCCCCGCTCTCACGTCACTCCCAAGCCGGGCCGGTATAAGAAGAGCGTTGAGGTGCAGTTTCAAGTGAATGAACCGGCGACGATCTTCTACACCACAGACGGCAGCCGTCCCACGTTCGATTCGCCCCGATACCAATCTTCCGGGGTTCGTGAAGGGGGTGAAACCCTCACATTCAACCGGACGACGGAGTTGAAGTGGTTTGCAGTAGACGCGGCGGGAAATATTGAGAGAAACTATAATCCCAACGGAAAGAAGCACAACTATCGCCGAGCGACGTTTACGATTCGGTAA
- a CDS encoding ion transporter translates to MEPQRTSISSTPTLIDRIDRFVHHPRFTATILVLILFNAILLGLETYPSIYEPYQNLFHGADQILLWLFTLEVILKIIAARPWYRFFKDGWNVFDLLIIASGHLFADVQFVVVLRILRVLRVLRAISILPALRRLVKTLLATIPSLGNIGILLGIIFYIFSVIGTMLFRDVAPEYFGSMHLSMLSLFQIVTLESWASGIMWPIQQEKPWAWIYFVSFVLVGTFVILNLFIGVIVNKVDQVAAEEEELEKLRKEADLQREVRHLRDEIRELKTMMERPHSPPSEEEKADRG, encoded by the coding sequence TTGGAACCCCAACGAACATCGATATCATCCACCCCCACCCTCATCGACCGGATTGACCGGTTTGTTCATCATCCCCGGTTCACGGCGACAATCCTGGTGTTAATCCTGTTTAATGCGATCCTGCTCGGCCTGGAAACATACCCTTCCATCTATGAGCCGTACCAGAACCTGTTCCACGGGGCGGATCAGATTCTCCTGTGGCTGTTTACCCTGGAAGTGATTCTGAAAATCATCGCGGCCCGGCCGTGGTACCGCTTTTTCAAGGATGGGTGGAATGTATTTGATTTGCTTATCATCGCCAGTGGTCACCTGTTTGCGGACGTCCAGTTTGTCGTTGTGTTGCGTATTTTGCGAGTGTTGCGGGTGCTGCGGGCCATCTCGATCCTGCCTGCCCTGCGCCGCCTGGTGAAAACACTGCTGGCAACCATCCCTTCGCTCGGAAACATCGGGATCCTGCTCGGGATCATCTTTTACATTTTCTCCGTCATCGGTACGATGCTGTTTCGGGATGTAGCGCCAGAGTATTTTGGATCGATGCATCTGTCCATGCTCTCCCTGTTTCAGATCGTCACGCTGGAATCATGGGCGAGCGGCATCATGTGGCCGATTCAACAGGAAAAGCCGTGGGCTTGGATCTATTTTGTCAGTTTTGTTCTCGTCGGAACATTTGTCATCCTCAACCTGTTCATCGGGGTGATCGTCAACAAAGTGGATCAGGTGGCCGCCGAAGAGGAAGAGTTGGAGAAACTGCGGAAAGAGGCCGACCTTCAACGGGAAGTTCGTCACCTGCGGGATGAGATTCGTGAGCTGAAAACGATGATGGAACGCCCCCACTCCCCGCCTTCAGAAGAAGAGAAAGCGGACCGAGGATAA